The following are encoded together in the Bacillota bacterium genome:
- a CDS encoding response regulator transcription factor — MVRVLVVDDHAQIRRLMAIYLEREGFDVCQAEHGREALLLLEKQAVDLAVVDVMMPKVDGYELVEQLRRASFSLPVLMVTAKDTFSDKKRGFEAGVDDYLTKPVDMDELVLRVKALLRRAKINSERRIVMEELVLDSDTLSVQAPDRDIALPKKEFQLLFKLLAYPKRIFTRQELLDDIWGYDSEVDERTVDVHIKRLRDKFADCSEFEIVTVRGLGYKAERRP; from the coding sequence GTGGTACGTGTCCTCGTAGTCGATGATCATGCCCAAATCCGTAGGCTCATGGCCATTTATCTTGAGCGAGAAGGCTTTGACGTCTGCCAGGCCGAGCATGGCAGGGAGGCCCTTCTATTGTTAGAAAAGCAGGCAGTCGATCTTGCCGTAGTCGATGTGATGATGCCCAAAGTAGATGGCTACGAACTAGTAGAGCAGTTGCGGAGAGCGTCCTTCTCTTTGCCGGTCCTTATGGTCACCGCCAAGGATACTTTTAGTGACAAGAAAAGGGGGTTTGAGGCGGGTGTTGACGACTACCTAACCAAGCCTGTGGATATGGATGAGCTCGTGCTCCGCGTCAAAGCGCTGCTGCGTCGCGCCAAGATAAACAGTGAGCGCAGGATCGTCATGGAGGAGCTCGTCCTAGATTCTGACACTCTGTCAGTCCAGGCGCCAGACCGTGACATCGCCCTACCTAAGAAAGAATTTCAGCTACTATTTAAGCTGCTCGCCTATCCGAAGCGGATTTTTACGCGACAAGAGTTGTTGGATGATATCTGGGGCTACGACAGTGAGGTTGATGAGCGGACCGTAGATGTTCATATTAAGCGCCTGCGGGATAAGTTCGCTGACTGTAGCGAATTTGAGATTGTAACTGTCCGCGGACTAGGCTACAAGGCAGAGCGACGCCCATGA
- a CDS encoding carbon starvation protein A, with the protein MFTFLAALALLVGGYFIYGTFVEKVFGIDEKRATPACANPDGVDYVPLSWWRVFLIQFLNIAGLGPIFGAIAGALWGPVALLWIVFGSIFAGAVHDFFSGMISLRHNGSSVSEIVGIYLGNNAKQLMRVFSVILLVLVGTVFMTGPARLLVTLTDGAVPLNTWLIAIVLYYFLATILPIDQLIAKIYPLFGAVLLIMAIGIGGGILFSGLPVPELTLANLHPRNLPIWPLVFITIACGAISGFHATQSPMMARCLTNEKHGRRVFYGSMIAEGAVALIWATAAMTFYGGSTGLDAALAQGAAGRVVHEISMTWLGAIGGVLAVLGVIVCPITSGDTAFRSARLTIADALGFKQLDIKNRLIVAIPLFAIGIYLSQIDFAIIWRYFAWSNQTLAMIMLWAAAVYLKVNGKLHWVATVPATFMAAVTFTYILQAPEGLRLATSISYPVGLAGAALCLGVFLFYKHVPIMPPTSKKAAQ; encoded by the coding sequence CTGTTTACTTTTCTAGCTGCGTTGGCACTACTAGTCGGCGGTTACTTCATCTATGGTACTTTCGTCGAAAAGGTCTTCGGCATTGACGAGAAGCGCGCGACACCTGCCTGCGCTAATCCAGATGGCGTTGACTACGTTCCCCTCAGTTGGTGGCGAGTGTTTCTCATTCAGTTTCTTAACATCGCTGGCCTTGGCCCTATTTTTGGCGCCATTGCGGGGGCCTTGTGGGGGCCGGTCGCCCTGCTGTGGATTGTTTTCGGCAGCATTTTTGCCGGTGCCGTGCATGACTTTTTCTCGGGCATGATTTCTCTCCGCCACAACGGGTCCTCCGTGTCGGAAATAGTGGGCATCTACTTGGGCAATAATGCCAAGCAACTGATGCGCGTGTTCTCGGTGATTTTGTTGGTGCTGGTAGGGACCGTCTTCATGACCGGCCCGGCGCGCCTCCTCGTTACCCTTACGGATGGCGCGGTTCCCCTTAACACCTGGCTTATCGCTATTGTGCTATACTACTTCCTCGCAACTATTCTCCCCATTGATCAACTTATTGCCAAGATCTATCCCCTCTTCGGTGCCGTACTCTTAATCATGGCTATCGGCATTGGGGGTGGCATCCTCTTCTCGGGCCTGCCCGTGCCGGAACTGACTCTGGCTAACCTACACCCACGCAACTTGCCCATCTGGCCGTTAGTGTTTATCACTATCGCCTGCGGCGCAATTTCGGGTTTCCATGCTACGCAATCGCCGATGATGGCACGTTGTCTTACTAATGAGAAGCACGGGCGCCGTGTGTTCTATGGCTCCATGATTGCCGAAGGCGCTGTAGCCCTCATTTGGGCGACTGCCGCTATGACCTTCTACGGTGGCTCTACCGGACTGGACGCCGCCTTAGCGCAGGGTGCCGCTGGCAGGGTGGTGCATGAAATCTCTATGACCTGGCTTGGTGCCATCGGTGGCGTGTTAGCCGTGCTTGGCGTCATCGTCTGCCCCATTACTTCGGGTGATACCGCCTTCCGCAGTGCGCGCCTGACCATTGCCGACGCTCTGGGCTTTAAGCAGCTCGACATCAAGAATCGCCTTATCGTGGCTATTCCGCTCTTTGCGATTGGTATTTATCTTTCGCAAATCGACTTTGCCATTATCTGGCGCTACTTTGCTTGGTCTAACCAGACCTTGGCCATGATCATGCTCTGGGCAGCCGCGGTCTACCTCAAGGTTAATGGTAAGCTGCACTGGGTCGCTACCGTGCCGGCAACTTTTATGGCGGCAGTAACCTTCACCTATATCTTGCAGGCTCCCGAGGGTCTGCGTCTAGCCACCTCCATATCGTACCCCGTCGGTCTGGCAGGAGCCGCCCTTTGTCTAGGAGTGTTTCTGTTTTACAAGCATGTTCCCATCATGCCGCCGACGAGTAAGAAGGCTGCCCAGTAG
- a CDS encoding HAMP domain-containing histidine kinase, producing the protein MRRSIYAELVLVFVGVVFIGNLLVSVGYIMSIERQLLTDYYPIYPDVKQHIINFRHVMGRFSVTSLVVGSVLFLFAAAYIVKPIRSLSEATKRIAQGNFSVRLPEKRQDEIGQLIVSFNAMAKELQSIEMLRSDFVSAISHEFKTPLTSIRGYAKLLGESETDETKKEYAAIIMEETERLSHLASNILLLTQLEQDGATLVRESFRLDEQLRKVVLLLESAWQEKGLKLQIEMPEVFYLGNEQLLYQVWINLLDNAIKFSPAGSPLTITLHERAGSVECEISDAGEGIPPELHGKVFEKFYKADKSRTGKGNGLGLSIVKRIVAMHGGAVLLSCVVGQGTTVTVRLPS; encoded by the coding sequence ATGAGGAGATCCATCTATGCCGAGTTGGTGCTGGTGTTTGTGGGGGTTGTCTTTATCGGCAATTTGCTGGTCTCAGTGGGTTATATCATGAGCATTGAGCGACAGCTCCTCACAGACTACTACCCGATCTACCCGGATGTTAAGCAGCATATTATTAACTTTCGCCACGTCATGGGGCGTTTTAGCGTTACCTCTCTTGTGGTAGGCTCGGTCTTGTTTCTATTTGCTGCGGCCTACATTGTGAAGCCCATAAGGTCGCTCAGCGAGGCTACGAAGCGCATTGCGCAAGGTAATTTTTCGGTGCGCCTACCAGAGAAGAGACAGGACGAAATCGGTCAGCTCATCGTAAGCTTCAATGCCATGGCTAAGGAACTGCAAAGTATCGAGATGTTGCGCAGTGATTTCGTCTCGGCGATTTCGCATGAGTTTAAAACGCCGCTGACGTCTATCCGAGGCTACGCTAAGCTCCTGGGTGAGTCAGAAACAGACGAAACAAAGAAAGAGTACGCGGCAATCATCATGGAAGAAACTGAGCGTCTTTCTCATTTAGCGAGCAATATTTTGCTCCTGACTCAGCTCGAGCAGGACGGCGCAACCCTAGTTAGAGAGAGCTTTCGCTTAGACGAGCAACTGCGCAAGGTAGTGCTGCTTCTCGAGAGCGCTTGGCAAGAAAAGGGCCTCAAACTACAGATAGAGATGCCGGAGGTCTTTTACTTAGGGAACGAGCAGCTCCTCTATCAAGTTTGGATTAACCTCCTTGATAATGCCATCAAGTTTTCACCAGCCGGCAGTCCGCTGACCATAACTTTGCACGAGAGGGCTGGCAGCGTGGAATGCGAAATTAGCGATGCGGGCGAGGGCATACCGCCGGAGCTCCATGGAAAAGTGTTCGAGAAATTCTACAAGGCAGATAAGTCTCGCACAGGCAAAGGCAACGGCTTAGGGCTTTCCATTGTTAAACGCATCGTCGCCATGCATGGCGGCGCGGTACTCTTGTCCTGCGTTGTTGGTCAAGGCACCACAGTAACAGTGCGCCTGCCAAGCTAA
- a CDS encoding deoxyhypusine synthase family protein: MSIADFINHHFRHFNAAALKDAAVGYKEHLSQGGKMLVTLAGAMSTAEIGLSLAEMIRQGKVHAISCTGANLEEDVFNLVAHDHYVRIPNYRDLTPQDEVALLDRHLNRVTDTCIPEEEAIRRIEKVILTEWQDADRAGKAYFPHEFLYRILLAGKLAPYYQINIKDSWLMAAAEKNLPMIVPGWEDSTLGNIYAAHVIKGDVGNVHTVKSGIQYMQYFADWYVAQSKDRPLGFFQIGGGIAGDFPICVVPMLAQDLAYEDVPLWEYFCQISDSTTSYGSYSGAVPNEKITWGKLGLSTPKFMIESDASIVAPLIFGYVLGW; this comes from the coding sequence ATGTCGATTGCGGATTTTATCAATCACCATTTTCGCCACTTTAACGCCGCCGCCCTTAAGGACGCGGCCGTCGGGTACAAAGAGCATCTAAGTCAAGGTGGAAAGATGCTCGTCACCTTGGCTGGGGCCATGAGTACGGCCGAGATCGGGCTCTCGTTGGCCGAGATGATTCGCCAAGGCAAGGTACATGCTATAAGCTGCACGGGCGCTAATTTGGAAGAAGATGTCTTCAACCTAGTGGCCCACGACCATTATGTGCGTATCCCTAACTACCGCGACCTCACCCCGCAAGACGAAGTCGCCCTGCTCGACAGACATTTAAACCGCGTGACCGATACCTGCATTCCTGAAGAGGAAGCTATAAGGCGTATTGAGAAAGTTATTCTTACCGAATGGCAAGATGCCGACCGCGCGGGCAAGGCCTACTTTCCCCATGAGTTTTTGTACCGCATTTTGCTCGCGGGCAAACTCGCGCCTTACTACCAAATCAACATCAAGGACTCCTGGTTGATGGCCGCCGCAGAAAAGAATTTGCCCATGATTGTGCCTGGCTGGGAGGACTCTACCCTCGGCAATATCTACGCCGCACATGTCATTAAAGGCGATGTAGGCAATGTGCACACCGTTAAATCTGGTATTCAGTACATGCAGTATTTTGCGGACTGGTATGTAGCGCAGTCAAAAGATAGGCCGCTTGGGTTTTTCCAGATTGGCGGCGGCATTGCCGGCGACTTCCCCATTTGCGTGGTGCCCATGCTAGCGCAAGACTTAGCTTACGAAGACGTGCCCCTCTGGGAGTACTTCTGCCAGATTAGTGATTCGACCACGTCTTATGGCTCATACTCCGGTGCGGTGCCCAACGAGAAAATTACTTGGGGCAAATTAGGCCTTAGTACCCCTAAATTTATGATCGAATCCGACGCCTCTATCGTCGCTCCCCTTATCTTTGGCTATGTCTTAGGTTGGTAG
- a CDS encoding ABC transporter permease, with translation MLREVLAMSLDSIFSNRVRSGLTVLGIVIGVASIIALMLIGSGATASIQGELAGLGGNRLSITITGTPQKAGLTDENLRQLANTPLVTAVSPLTSARGYLFANETKKENVRIFGRSSQFFANDANEVAFGRALHPLDIVNRQHVAILGATLASELYANRSPLGEKIIIRGREFVVVGVMAASSGFTQSNVNEAIIVPYNVAERALGGSRVNSVEVYFAEGSDVEAVRDTIAAALTGIFDGRSDVFSIANQQEILDMMASITNTLTLLLAGIAAISLLVGGIGIMNMMLVSVTERTNEIGLRKALGAEPGLIMVQFLIEAVVLCVLGGALGIVVGMALAYLGSLFIGFDFAVTMSPILLAVGFSVAVGLIFGLVPARKASRLNPIDALRYV, from the coding sequence ATGCTCAGGGAAGTTCTCGCGATGTCTCTCGATAGCATTTTCAGCAACAGGGTGCGTTCAGGCTTGACTGTGCTCGGGATTGTTATCGGGGTCGCCAGCATCATCGCCTTAATGCTCATAGGCAGTGGTGCGACAGCCTCCATTCAAGGAGAGTTGGCCGGGTTAGGGGGTAATAGGCTCAGCATTACTATAACCGGTACTCCCCAGAAGGCAGGGCTCACCGATGAGAACCTGCGTCAACTGGCGAACACGCCCTTAGTCACTGCGGTGTCCCCTTTGACTAGCGCACGAGGCTACCTCTTCGCCAACGAAACCAAGAAAGAGAATGTGCGAATTTTTGGCCGCAGCAGCCAATTTTTTGCAAACGACGCCAATGAGGTAGCCTTCGGACGGGCACTACACCCCCTCGATATTGTCAATCGCCAACATGTCGCGATACTAGGTGCTACCTTGGCCTCCGAGCTATATGCCAATCGCTCTCCCTTAGGCGAAAAAATTATCATCCGCGGACGCGAATTTGTGGTCGTGGGAGTGATGGCAGCAAGCAGTGGGTTCACGCAGAGTAATGTCAATGAGGCGATAATTGTTCCCTACAATGTGGCGGAACGCGCCCTAGGTGGGTCGCGCGTAAACTCTGTGGAGGTCTACTTTGCCGAGGGCAGCGATGTGGAAGCGGTGCGGGATACAATTGCGGCGGCACTTACGGGCATTTTTGACGGACGGAGCGATGTTTTTAGCATCGCCAACCAGCAGGAGATCCTCGATATGATGGCTTCGATTACGAATACCCTGACCCTGCTCCTAGCAGGCATCGCTGCGATATCACTTCTCGTGGGCGGAATTGGCATTATGAACATGATGCTCGTTTCGGTGACCGAGCGCACCAATGAAATCGGTCTGCGCAAAGCCCTCGGGGCAGAGCCAGGGCTCATTATGGTACAGTTCCTGATAGAGGCTGTGGTACTATGTGTCCTCGGCGGCGCGCTAGGCATAGTGGTCGGTATGGCTTTGGCCTACTTGGGAAGTCTTTTCATTGGCTTTGATTTTGCTGTTACCATGTCGCCCATTCTCTTAGCGGTAGGGTTCTCAGTGGCGGTAGGGTTAATCTTTGGACTTGTCCCCGCGAGAAAGGCTAGCCGTCTTAACCCTATCGATGCCCTGCGCTATGTATGA
- a CDS encoding sensor histidine kinase, protein MTGVHARVILGLINSLSLMCVIAFLLSSTAPFQKTMYGDSQNRWGKAFLALVFGLFGILGTYHGFPVEGAIANSRAVAVVAAGLLGGPAVGIGAGLIAGGHRYLIDIGGFVAVACGLSTALGGVVGALLRPIFLRSRQRWVVGFWATALAEVLQMSIILLLARPFVAAVSLVEKIGLPMILINACGVAIFVLIHNTIYKSREQEAAYQSELALKIAQRTLPILRQGYNEDTAQQACAIIYAEAQVDAVAMTLGDRILAHVGKGADHHLAGADIQTRLTMSVLSTGGPREAQSAQEIGCSHERCALQSAIIVPLYAGAEVMGALKLYRVKSHSITAVERRLAEGLASLFSAQLELAEKDLQEKLLAKAELRALQAQINPHFLFNALNTVVSFCRTQPETARRLLLHLADFMRIGFVHNPDMVPLSKELHHVEAYLEIEKARFGQKLEVQYDLRAEEFTLPPLILQPLVENAVRHGIQPHTAGGLLRIVARSDATAHTVIISDSGVGFAVNNVAASGNGIGLKNVEERLRSLYGAEFGLSVISQVGAGTVCTVRIPRGVA, encoded by the coding sequence ATGACTGGTGTTCATGCGCGGGTGATTTTAGGGCTTATTAATAGTCTTTCTTTGATGTGTGTTATTGCCTTTCTCTTGTCAAGCACTGCGCCGTTTCAGAAAACGATGTATGGGGACTCCCAAAATAGGTGGGGCAAGGCGTTCCTAGCCCTCGTCTTTGGTCTCTTTGGCATACTCGGCACTTATCACGGCTTCCCGGTGGAGGGGGCCATCGCCAATTCACGCGCGGTGGCCGTTGTCGCGGCGGGGCTCCTCGGGGGGCCAGCAGTAGGCATTGGGGCGGGCCTCATTGCCGGAGGGCATCGCTACCTCATAGATATTGGGGGCTTTGTCGCCGTAGCCTGTGGCCTATCAACCGCGCTAGGTGGCGTGGTGGGCGCACTGCTGCGTCCCATCTTCTTGCGCTCGCGTCAGCGCTGGGTGGTGGGCTTTTGGGCTACCGCTCTGGCCGAGGTTCTGCAAATGTCGATTATTTTACTGCTAGCGCGTCCCTTTGTGGCGGCAGTCTCCCTAGTTGAGAAGATAGGGCTCCCTATGATCCTCATCAATGCCTGTGGCGTCGCCATTTTTGTGTTAATTCATAACACCATTTACAAGAGTCGTGAGCAAGAGGCAGCGTATCAATCAGAGCTGGCTTTAAAAATAGCGCAGAGAACCTTGCCCATCTTAAGACAGGGTTACAATGAAGATACCGCGCAGCAGGCCTGTGCCATTATCTATGCCGAAGCACAAGTTGATGCGGTGGCGATGACGCTTGGAGATCGCATACTGGCTCACGTAGGCAAGGGAGCCGACCATCACTTGGCGGGGGCTGACATTCAGACCCGCTTGACGATGTCGGTCCTCTCAACAGGTGGCCCCCGTGAAGCGCAGTCCGCACAGGAGATTGGTTGTAGCCATGAACGTTGTGCGCTCCAGTCGGCCATTATCGTTCCCCTCTATGCCGGGGCAGAAGTCATGGGGGCACTAAAGCTGTACCGAGTGAAGAGCCATTCGATCACGGCGGTAGAAAGGCGGCTAGCTGAAGGCTTAGCGAGCTTGTTTTCCGCGCAGCTCGAATTAGCAGAAAAAGACTTACAAGAAAAACTCCTAGCCAAGGCTGAGCTGCGCGCGCTGCAGGCGCAAATCAACCCCCACTTTCTCTTTAACGCCCTCAACACGGTTGTCTCATTTTGCCGCACCCAGCCCGAGACGGCGCGCCGTCTTTTACTGCACCTAGCCGATTTTATGCGCATTGGCTTTGTTCATAATCCCGACATGGTGCCGCTCAGTAAAGAACTGCACCATGTCGAAGCCTACCTAGAGATAGAGAAAGCGCGTTTTGGCCAAAAGTTAGAAGTCCAGTATGATCTACGCGCGGAGGAATTTACCCTGCCTCCCCTAATTCTACAACCCTTAGTTGAAAATGCCGTGCGGCATGGCATTCAGCCCCACACCGCAGGGGGCCTGCTGCGCATTGTAGCCAGGAGCGATGCAACTGCGCATACCGTTATCATCAGCGACTCGGGTGTTGGCTTTGCCGTCAACAATGTCGCTGCTAGCGGCAATGGTATCGGTCTTAAAAATGTCGAAGAACGATTGCGCAGTCTCTATGGCGCTGAATTTGGCTTGTCGGTAATTTCGCAAGTGGGGGCGGGCACCGTCTGTACCGTGCGCATCCCACGGGGGGTGGCGTAG
- a CDS encoding efflux RND transporter periplasmic adaptor subunit, with the protein MNNGRPAKKKSKYTYLGVALGVLLAVGAFVVFRNAGQSEDAAYEFHTVGRGVIARTVTGTGRVAPVDEEVVFAPSGGQVVELAVALGDTVTKGQVLLRMGDGKSITAPRHGEVTLLLVRRNEWVNPGARLVEITDFAKLEITAQVDELDIAKLQHGQSATVDIIALRDEEITGGITSIAREGVLSGGITTFAVKVSLPNPEGLLVGMSAEIRVETARASDVLVVPIVAVFYEEEKPLVFVQNAEGRLERRSVVIGLSDGRQVEVTSGLNEGEVVGFAKPEPPETPGMPGPMRGQR; encoded by the coding sequence ATGAACAATGGTAGACCAGCCAAAAAGAAGAGCAAGTATACGTACTTAGGAGTAGCGCTTGGGGTGCTACTAGCCGTCGGCGCCTTCGTTGTGTTTCGCAATGCAGGCCAGAGTGAGGACGCCGCGTATGAGTTTCACACCGTAGGCAGAGGTGTCATAGCCCGGACGGTTACCGGCACAGGGCGCGTCGCACCGGTAGATGAAGAAGTTGTCTTTGCCCCTAGCGGCGGGCAAGTTGTAGAGCTTGCTGTAGCTCTAGGCGACACAGTGACTAAGGGCCAAGTTCTGTTGCGCATGGGTGATGGCAAGTCGATTACCGCCCCGCGCCACGGAGAAGTAACCTTGCTCTTGGTGCGGCGTAACGAGTGGGTAAACCCTGGCGCTAGACTTGTGGAGATAACTGACTTTGCCAAACTCGAAATCACGGCGCAGGTCGATGAGCTAGACATCGCTAAGTTGCAGCACGGACAAAGTGCCACCGTTGATATTATCGCCCTGCGAGATGAAGAAATTACGGGGGGCATCACCAGTATCGCGCGGGAGGGCGTGCTATCTGGCGGTATTACCACCTTTGCCGTGAAAGTATCCCTGCCGAACCCGGAGGGGCTCTTGGTGGGTATGTCGGCTGAAATTAGAGTTGAGACGGCACGCGCTAGTGACGTCTTGGTTGTACCCATAGTCGCGGTGTTCTATGAGGAAGAGAAACCCCTCGTGTTTGTGCAGAACGCAGAGGGTCGCTTAGAGCGGCGGTCAGTGGTGATAGGACTGAGTGACGGCAGGCAAGTGGAAGTTACCAGTGGCCTTAACGAAGGTGAAGTGGTGGGCTTTGCTAAGCCTGAGCCACCGGAAACACCGGGGATGCCGGGGCCCATGCGTGGACAGCGCTAG
- a CDS encoding ABC transporter ATP-binding protein yields MTQLISLVDVDKSYFVGDEEQGVLRQVNLQVRQGEMLAILGPSGSGKTTLMNILGCLDVPTRGEYHLDGVLVANLTEPQLARIRNKKVGFVFQNFQLLPRLTAFSNIELPLIYSHFGLAERRDRVMNALEAVGIPHKALSRPNQLSGGQQQRVAIARAMVTEPAVILADEPTGALDQKTGQQVMELFKQFNALGRTIIMITHDPSVAQHARRVVRILDGQIFEEGDDRYAQGSSRDVSR; encoded by the coding sequence ATGACACAGTTAATTTCACTCGTAGACGTGGACAAAAGCTACTTTGTGGGTGATGAAGAGCAAGGCGTCCTGCGCCAAGTTAACTTGCAGGTGCGACAGGGCGAAATGCTCGCTATACTTGGTCCCTCGGGCTCTGGCAAGACCACGCTCATGAATATTCTAGGTTGTCTCGATGTGCCGACGCGTGGAGAGTACCATCTAGACGGAGTGTTAGTGGCTAACTTGACAGAACCGCAGCTAGCTCGTATTCGCAACAAGAAAGTAGGCTTCGTATTTCAGAACTTTCAGCTGTTGCCTCGTTTAACAGCGTTCTCTAATATTGAGTTGCCTTTGATTTATAGCCATTTTGGGCTGGCTGAACGGCGAGACAGAGTGATGAACGCCCTAGAAGCAGTCGGTATCCCACATAAAGCCCTGAGTCGGCCCAATCAGCTTTCAGGCGGGCAGCAGCAGCGTGTAGCCATTGCCAGGGCCATGGTCACGGAGCCGGCCGTTATTCTGGCCGACGAACCAACAGGTGCTCTCGACCAAAAGACGGGCCAGCAAGTAATGGAGCTGTTTAAGCAGTTTAATGCGCTAGGTCGCACCATCATCATGATCACCCATGACCCCAGTGTCGCGCAGCATGCCCGGCGCGTGGTGCGCATTCTCGATGGGCAAATTTTTGAGGAAGGAGATGATCGCTATGCTCAGGGAAGTTCTCGCGATGTCTCTCGATAG
- a CDS encoding response regulator transcription factor, producing the protein MSISVLIIDDEEPARQELRFLLSALPWLTVVGEAENAALGLAGIIALHPDLVFLDIQMPQQSGVDLCTEIAQLPNPPEVIFATAYHHYAIEAFELSALDYILKPYHPPRVLKATHKARAAILKKRGGSTPAVLERLPLRVDDRVLLVPYVDIAVAYTDGRDVLVASKGAVHRSDLSLQELEERLAGHNFFRVHRGYLVNLGKIREISPWFSGSYMLKVEDFVSEVPVSRKQAKDFRLRVGL; encoded by the coding sequence GTGAGTATCAGCGTACTCATCATTGACGACGAAGAACCAGCGCGCCAAGAACTACGCTTCTTGCTCAGTGCCCTACCGTGGTTGACCGTGGTTGGCGAGGCAGAAAATGCCGCCCTTGGGCTCGCAGGCATAATTGCTCTGCATCCGGACTTAGTATTTTTAGATATTCAGATGCCGCAGCAAAGCGGCGTAGATCTCTGCACAGAGATTGCTCAGTTACCAAATCCTCCCGAGGTAATTTTCGCCACGGCCTACCATCATTATGCGATAGAAGCCTTTGAACTCAGTGCGCTAGACTATATCTTAAAGCCCTACCATCCGCCGCGCGTTCTCAAGGCTACCCATAAGGCACGTGCCGCCATTCTTAAAAAGCGTGGGGGGAGCACCCCTGCCGTCTTAGAGCGTCTGCCGCTACGGGTGGACGATAGGGTGCTTTTAGTCCCCTATGTGGATATCGCGGTAGCCTATACCGACGGTCGTGACGTGCTGGTGGCCAGTAAAGGGGCAGTTCACCGCTCCGATCTATCACTACAGGAGCTCGAGGAACGTCTCGCCGGCCACAACTTTTTTCGCGTCCACCGCGGTTACCTCGTAAACCTAGGCAAGATACGTGAGATTTCACCTTGGTTTAGCGGCAGCTACATGCTTAAAGTCGAAGATTTTGTCTCCGAGGTGCCAGTTAGTCGCAAGCAGGCCAAGGACTTTCGCCTGCGAGTTGGTCTCTAG